The genomic DNA TTCCTGGAGCAATTCCAGGTGAAATAGATGATCTCGTTTATTTAGTTAATCATATACCAGATAGTTCAACATGGACAGTAGCGGGTATAGGAAGATATGAACTACCATTAGCTGTTCATGCGATATTAATGGGAGGTCATGTAAGAGTAGGATTTGAAGATAATATATATTATAAAAAAGGAGAATTAGCAAAATCAAACGCGCAATTAGTAGAAAGGATAGTAAGAATAGCAAAGGAATTCGGAAGAGAAATAGCTACACCGGATGAAGCAAGAGAAATATTAAATATCAGGAGGTAAAGTTATGAAAAAAGGTTGTCCATTTGGAACACATAGAGTAATAGAACCAAAAGGATTATTACCCCAAGCAGCAAAAAAAATAGATAATGATATGAAAATATATTCAAATGAAATATTAATAGATGTAATTACATTAAATATAGACTCTGCAAGTTTTACCCAGATAAAAGAGGTATGTAATCATGACACTGAAAAAATGAAAAAAATGATTCTTGAAATAGTAAATGAAAGAGGAAAAATGCAAAATCCAGTAACAGGTTCTGGTGGAATGCTAATAGGTACTGTAAAAGAGATAGGACCAGAGTTTCCAGATAAAACTTTAAAAATTGGTGATAAAATAGCAACACTAGTATCATTATCTCTTACACCATTAAAAATAGAAAAAATAAAAAATATAAATTTAGAAAATGATCAAGTAGATATTGAAGGTCAGGCAATATTATTTGAAACAGGTCTTTATGCAGTGTTACCAGAAGATATACCAGAAAAATTAGCATTGGCAGCACTAGATGTGGCAGGAGCACCAGCACAGGTAGATAAATTGGTGAAAGAAGGAGATACAGTTTGTATTATAGGTGGTGGTGGAAAATCAGGAGTGTTATGTTCGTATCAAGCAATGAAAAATGCTGGTGATAAAGGTAAAGTAATAGTGGTGGAATATTCTGAAAAAAATGCTGAAAGAATAAGAGAAATGAATATTGCTCATGAGGTAATAGTAGCAGACGCAACGAAACCTGTGGAAATATATGAAAAGGTTTTAAAAGTTACGAATGGAAAATATTGTGATGTAACGATAAACAATGTAAATGTTCCAAATACGGAAATGTCCTCAATATTAATAACGAAAGATGAAGGAATCGTTTATTTCTTTTCAATGGCAACTTCATTTACCAAAGCAGCATTAGGAGCAGAAGGTGTTGGAAAAGATATAACAATGATAATAGGAAATGGATACACAAAAGGGCATGCCGAATTAACACTTCAAATATTAAGAGAATCAAAAAAAATAAGAGAATTATTTGAGAAGTTATATATATAGTTAGGGGGGGAATAATGGAAAAAAGAAGACATTACACAGAAATACCACTATGGAAAAATGTTACAGAAGAACAATGGAATGATTGGCATTGGCAAATAAAAAATAGAATAACAGATGTAGATACATTAAAACAGATAATAAATCTCACACCCGAAGAAGAAGATGGAGTAAGAAATGCGTTAAAAACTTTGAGAATGGCTATAACACCATATTATGCTTCATTAATGGATCCGGATAATCCAAAATGTCCGATTAGAAGACAGGCTGTTCCTACATCTAAAGAATTAGTAAAAGGCGTATGGGATATGTTAGATCCTCTACATGAAGATGAAGATTCACCAGCACCTGGATTAACTCATAGATATCCAGATAGAGTTTTATTCTTAATTACAGACATGTGTTCAATGTATTGTAGACATTGTACAAGACGAAGATTTGCAGGACAAACTGATGCTCATAAAAAGATGGATGAAATAAATGCTGCGATAGAATATATAAGAAACACGCCACAAGTTAGAGATGTATTATTATCTGGTGGAGACGCATTAATGGTTGGAATACCAATGCTTGAATATATATTAAAAGAATTAAGAAAAATACCTCACGTTGAAATAATAAGAATAGGAACGAGGACACCGGTAGTATTTCCACAATTAATAACAGATGAACTGGTAAATATGTTGAAAAAATATCATCCGATCTGGTTAAATACTCATTTTAATCATCCAAAAGAAATAACTCCAGAATCAACAGAAGCATGTAGAAAACTTGCAGATGCAGGAATACCACTTGGAAATCAAACAGTATTATTAAGAGGAATAAATGATAGCAAATATATAATGATGGAATTAGTTCATCAACTGGTGAAAATAAGGGTAAGACCATATTATATATATCAATGTGACTTATCTCAGGGAATAGAACATTTCAGAACTTCAGTAGCAAAAGGTCTCGAAATAATGGAATCATTAATTGGTCACACATCTGGTTTTGCTGTACCATCATTTGTTGTAGATGCACCAGGTGGTGGTGGTAAGATAAGATTAATGCCGAATTATTTAATTTCTCAAACAGATCATACTGTAATACTCAGAAATTATGAAGGTGTAATAACAACATATCATGAACCAGAAGATACAACAACGGATGTAGACGATACAATATATAGGGAAAAATACAAATGGTATGGAGTAGCAGGATTATTTGACAGTAAGGATAGAATCTCTCTTGAGCCAAATCATTTAGAAAGACATGAAAGAGCAAAGTTAAGAGAAAAATATGAACATTTGGGGGATAAAAAATGAAATATGAAGAAATAAAATTAAATCAAACATATGAAGTAAAAAGGAAAATTACGGCAAAAATGGTGGAAACATTTGCAGAGATCACAGGTGATAAAAATCCAGTTCATTTAGATGAAGAATTTGCATCAAAAACAGTATTTAAAAAAAGAATAGCACATGGTATTCTAAGCGTAGGACTAATTTCTGCTGTTTTAGGAATGGAATTTCCTGGTCCTGGAACAATATATATGAAACAGGATACAAAATTCTTAAAACCCATATATCTTGATGAAGAAATAACAATAAAAATTATTGTAAAAGAAAAAATAAATGAAAAATCGAGATTAATACTAACAACACAAATAATAAAAGAAAATGGAAAACTTGCAGTTGATGGAGAAGCTCTTGTATTATTTAAAGGAGAATAAAAAGTGGAATTTGAAAGTATATCAATAGTCGGGTTAGAAAAAAACACAGGAAAAACAGAAACATTGAATTATGTTATAAAACATTTAGACAAAAAAATAGGGATAACCTCTATAGGAATAGATGGTGAATCAATAGATCAAGTGACTGTCACGCCAAAACCAGAAATAACAATAAAGGAAGGAACAATATTTGCAACAGCAGAAAGATTTTATAAACAAAAAAGATTTACATCTGAAATATTATC from Marinitoga sp. 1197 includes the following:
- a CDS encoding L-erythro-3,5-diaminohexanoate dehydrogenase, whose translation is MKKGCPFGTHRVIEPKGLLPQAAKKIDNDMKIYSNEILIDVITLNIDSASFTQIKEVCNHDTEKMKKMILEIVNERGKMQNPVTGSGGMLIGTVKEIGPEFPDKTLKIGDKIATLVSLSLTPLKIEKIKNINLENDQVDIEGQAILFETGLYAVLPEDIPEKLALAALDVAGAPAQVDKLVKEGDTVCIIGGGGKSGVLCSYQAMKNAGDKGKVIVVEYSEKNAERIREMNIAHEVIVADATKPVEIYEKVLKVTNGKYCDVTINNVNVPNTEMSSILITKDEGIVYFFSMATSFTKAALGAEGVGKDITMIIGNGYTKGHAELTLQILRESKKIRELFEKLYI
- the ablA gene encoding lysine 2,3-aminomutase, yielding MEKRRHYTEIPLWKNVTEEQWNDWHWQIKNRITDVDTLKQIINLTPEEEDGVRNALKTLRMAITPYYASLMDPDNPKCPIRRQAVPTSKELVKGVWDMLDPLHEDEDSPAPGLTHRYPDRVLFLITDMCSMYCRHCTRRRFAGQTDAHKKMDEINAAIEYIRNTPQVRDVLLSGGDALMVGIPMLEYILKELRKIPHVEIIRIGTRTPVVFPQLITDELVNMLKKYHPIWLNTHFNHPKEITPESTEACRKLADAGIPLGNQTVLLRGINDSKYIMMELVHQLVKIRVRPYYIYQCDLSQGIEHFRTSVAKGLEIMESLIGHTSGFAVPSFVVDAPGGGGKIRLMPNYLISQTDHTVILRNYEGVITTYHEPEDTTTDVDDTIYREKYKWYGVAGLFDSKDRISLEPNHLERHERAKLREKYEHLGDKK
- a CDS encoding MaoC family dehydratase, which codes for MKYEEIKLNQTYEVKRKITAKMVETFAEITGDKNPVHLDEEFASKTVFKKRIAHGILSVGLISAVLGMEFPGPGTIYMKQDTKFLKPIYLDEEITIKIIVKEKINEKSRLILTTQIIKENGKLAVDGEALVLFKGE